One Ciona intestinalis unplaced genomic scaffold, KH HT000798.1, whole genome shotgun sequence genomic window carries:
- the LOC101242105 gene encoding craniofacial development protein 2-like encodes MTNKRTPTYSVNGTISEPADGVALGRRSLEVSPSVIQRNPLPNRKINVATWNVRTMIPPGSMEQIEKEAERLRIDVLGISETHWKENGKEVTEDGRVFFYSGGDTRYAGVGLLVTSSFKEAITGMRPVTNRTIMMRVKAKPRPINFLQVYLPTSACEEEEVRGVYAEMQRVIENVPKRERLVVMGDFNARIRENQRHVSCGMFGLGETNERGEMLLDWMEASGLIAANTCFRHRSKERYTWTSPNGQYKNMIDYVIVRKREKIEVIDSRSLVSADCD; translated from the coding sequence ATGACAAACAAAAGAACCCCCACCTACAGCGTTAACGGGACCATTAGCGAACCTGCTGATGGTGTCGCTCTCGGAAGAAGATCTTTAGAGGTATCTCCGTCCGTCATCCAGCGAAACCCTCTGCCGAACAGAAAAATTAATGTGGCAACGTGGAACGTTAGAACCATGATTCCACCTGGAAGCATGGAGCAGATAGAGAAAGAAGCAGAAAGATTGAGAATCGATGTGTTAGGAATATCAGAGACACATTGGAAGGAAAATGGAAAAGAAGTGACAGAAGATGGGAGGGTGTTCTTCTACTCAGGAGGAGACACAAGATACGCAGGTGTTGGTCTGCTAGTAACATCAAGCTTTAAAGAAGCCATAACAGGAATGAGACCAGTTACCAACCGCACCATCATGATGAGAGTGAAAGCAAAGCCCAGACCAATAAACTTCCTACAGGTATATTTACCAACATCGGCCTGTGAAGAGGAGGAAGTGAGGGGGGTGTATGCAGAAATGCAGAGAGTTATTGAGAACGTCCCAAAAAGAGAGAGATTGGTTGTTATGGGTGATTTTAATGCCAGAATTAGAGAGAACCAACGACATGTGTCCTGTGGAATGTTTGGACTAGGAGAGACAAATGAGAGAGGTGAAATGCTATTAGATTGGATGGAGGCTAGTGGACTAATCGCCGCAAATACATGTTTCCGTCACAGGTCTAAAGAACGATACACGTGGACATCGCCAAACGGCCAGTACAAAAACATGATTGATTATGTGATTGTTAGGAAAAGAGAGAAAAT